A window of the Mus pahari chromosome 1, PAHARI_EIJ_v1.1, whole genome shotgun sequence genome harbors these coding sequences:
- the LOC115063604 gene encoding uncharacterized protein LOC115063604, whose amino-acid sequence MPVSPGGATEDVHALSPTSRASQAPLIGQGERPSCVCTCAGWKPDLESLAFRAGKGRGGREKAARLPLPPTPAPSPSPCLGPEGGCTGDLAAMARARAATTVAGGGGSSSSSWAWARR is encoded by the exons ATGCCCGT GAGTCCAGGCGGCGCCACGGAGGACGTGCAcgccctctctcccacctcccgGGCCTCCCAGGCTCCGCTCATTGGGCAGGGAGAACGCCCCTCCTGCGTTTGTACGTGCGCCGGGTGGAAACCGGACCTGGAGTCGTTGGCGTTCCGGGCTGGGAAGGGCCGCGGGGGACGTGAGAAGGCCGCGCGCCTGccgctcccccccacccccgcgccatccccctccccctgcctcggCCCCGAAGGGGGCTGCACGGGCGACTTGGCGGCGATGGCTCGAGCTCGGGCGGCGACGACGGTGGCCGGAGGCGgcggctcctcctcctcctcctgggcttGGGCCCGGCGGTGA